One Skermanella pratensis genomic window, AGCCGGCGGACCGGGAACTCGTGCCCCCGGCCCGTCCGGCGATCGACATGGACTACGTCCTGTCGATGCTGGAGAGCCTGCTGAAGATCCCGAGCCCGACCGGCTATACCGACGAAATCGTGCATTTCTGCGGTCGCGAGCTGAAGCGGCTGGGAATTCCCTTCGAGCTGACCCGGCGCGGCGCCATCCGCGCCGACATCAAGGGCCGGCTCAACAGCCCGGACCGGGCGATCGTCGCCCATGTCGACACGCTGGGCGCCCAGGTGAAGGGCCTGAAGTCCAACGGCCGGCTGGAAGTGGTCGCCATCGGCACCTGGTCCGCCCGGTTCGCCGAGGGGGCCCGCTGCACCATCTTCACCGACCACGGCTCCTACCGCGGGACGATCCTGCCGCTGAAGGCGTCTGGCCATACCTTCAACGAGGAGATCGACTCCCAGCCCGTCGCCTGGACCAACCTGGAGGTCCGCGTGGACGCGGTCTGCTCCAACACGGCGGACCTGATCCGGCACGGCTTCAATGTCGGCGACTTCGTCGCGATCGACCCGCAGCCCGAGTTCCAGCCCAACGGCTTCATCAACTCCCGCCACCTGGACGACAAGGCGGGCGTCGCCGTGCTGTTCGGGGCGGCCAAGGCGGTGATCGACGCGGGCGTGGAGCTGCCGGTCGATTGCCACCTGCTTCTGACCATCTCGGAGGAGGTCGGGTCAGGCGCCTCGTCGGTCCTGCACGGCGACGTGGCCGAGATGGTCTCCATCGACAACGCGACTCCGGCGCCGGGGCAGAACAGCCGCGAATCGGGCGTCACCATCGCGATGGCGGACAGCACCGGTCCGTTCGACTATCACCTGACCCACAAGCTCCTGGACCTGTGCTCGGACCACGACATCCGGCACCAGCGCGATATCTTCCGCTTTTACCGGTGCGACAGCGCCGCCGCGATCGAAGCCGGCAACGACATCCGCACCGCCCTGGTCTGCTTCGGCGTCGACGGCTCCCACGGCTACGAGCGCACCCATGTCCATGCGTTGCGCTCCCTGGCCGAACTGGTGGCGCTCTACATGCAGAGCGATGTCACCTTCGAGCGCGACCGCCATGCCATGGGTCCGCTGACCGGCTTCCCGCACCAGAAGACAGAGCCGGCCGAAGCGGCCGAATAGGCCGCTCCATACGCCTCCGGGGCGCAGCGGCAATCCCGTTGCGCCCTCTCCGTCCCCAGAGATCCTCAAGCTTTCGGTCCCTGTTTTCAAAGAGCTGTCGAGTCTTCGCCGCCATCCTGCGTTCCGCAGGATGGTTTTTATTTGCCCGAGTACCGAAAAACTATCCATTCGGGGAAGGGTTTTTCCGTCGTTTATGTTCTATTTCCCGTCCGATACGGGTTTTACTGAGGCGGTGGGTATTTCTTTGTCTGAGTTTTTTGGAAAAGTCAAAGGTGTATCGTGACGGTGGGGCTGGACCCGTTCGGTCATGGCGAGGTATCCCGGGAACCCGACCGATCGCAGTTGCTGGCGCGTTCCCTGACCCGGCGGCTGCGATTCGCGGCCGTCCTGACGGTGGTTTTCGTAGCCGGGCTCACCGCGGTCTTCCTGCTGCTGTTCCACGAGGTGGAATCCCGGGAACAGGCGGTCCGGACCACCTACGAGACGCGCGTCGCCCTGGAAACCCTGCGGAGCGCCTTCGACCGGGCGGCGTCTCCCCCCGGTGCGGACCGGCCGGACATCGGCCGCGAGCGCATCGTCGAAGCCAGGATCGCCGAAGCCAGGGACGCACTCTCGGCGCTCGCCGCGCTGGCGGCGGACGACGACGGGAACCGCCCGGAACTCGACAGGCTGGTCCGGTTCGTCGGGGCCAGGCTGGAGGCGCCCGACGGACCTGACGACGCCGAGGCCGTCGGCCGGCGCATCGAGGCGCTTCAGGCCGGCCAGGAGGCGGATCTCCGGGAGCGGGTCGCCTGGATCGACCTGCTGGGCGACGGAATCCTGTACGGAGGGGGAGCGCTCGGTTTCGCGAAGGTCCTGATCCTGGGCGTCCTGCTCGGCCAGGCGGCCCGCATGGCCCGGCGGGAAACCGATATGATCGACGAGCGGACGATCCTGCTGCGGGAGCTGAACCACAGGGTCGGCAACAGCCTGGCGACCGCGGTCGCGTTCCTCCAGCTCCAGGCGGCGCAGATCAGCGACCCCCGGCTGCTCGGAACTTTCCGGGAAGCCCAGAACCGCATCATAGCGCTGGGCGAGGTCCACCGGCGGCTGCTCCAGGAGGAGGCCGTGAGATTCCTCGACGTCTCGACCCTGCTGCCCGGCCTCGCCGGCGAACTGGCGCGGACGCTGACGGCCGAGGACCGTATTTCGGTCACCGCCGCGCCGGCCGTCGTCCCGGTCGAGACGGCCATAACACTGGCCATCATCATGACCGAGCTGATGACCAACGCCGTGCTGCATGGCTGCCGCGACGACGCGGGCTGCGACGTCCTGGTCCGGCTCGACGCGGAGACGGACGGCAGCCTCGGCCTCACGGTGCGGGACTCGGGGGGAAGGCTTCCGAAGGATTTCGACCCGCAGGCGTCCGGCAAGGCCGGGCTCCGGATCGTCACCGCGCTGGTGGAACAGGTCGGGGGAAGCTTGAGCTATCGGACCGACGGTTTCACCGAGGTCCGGGTGCGCATCCCCCTGGAATGTCCGTGAGGCCGGCCGGACCTCAACAGGTCCGGCCGGCCGTCGGCGCCAAGCCTCAGAGCGGCATGATCCAGGTGGCTTCACGGCCCTTGGCCGCGTCCTGGACGCGCATCTGGACGCGCTGGCCGGCTTCCAGCTGCATCAGGCCGCAGCGGCGCAGCACGCTCTTGTGGACGAAGACGTCCTTGCTCGCGTCGTCGGCGGTGACGAAGCCGAAGCCCTTGTCCGGCTTGAACCACTTGACCGTGCCCGACATCTCGACCTCGGGCCCGCCCGAGGACGCGCCGTAGTCGCTGTCGCCGTAGCGGTCGCCGCCGCCGTAACCGCCGCCGCCATAGCTGCCGCCGCCATAGCCGCCG contains:
- a CDS encoding osmoprotectant NAGGN system M42 family peptidase; translation: MERSHATASKEPADRELVPPARPAIDMDYVLSMLESLLKIPSPTGYTDEIVHFCGRELKRLGIPFELTRRGAIRADIKGRLNSPDRAIVAHVDTLGAQVKGLKSNGRLEVVAIGTWSARFAEGARCTIFTDHGSYRGTILPLKASGHTFNEEIDSQPVAWTNLEVRVDAVCSNTADLIRHGFNVGDFVAIDPQPEFQPNGFINSRHLDDKAGVAVLFGAAKAVIDAGVELPVDCHLLLTISEEVGSGASSVLHGDVAEMVSIDNATPAPGQNSRESGVTIAMADSTGPFDYHLTHKLLDLCSDHDIRHQRDIFRFYRCDSAAAIEAGNDIRTALVCFGVDGSHGYERTHVHALRSLAELVALYMQSDVTFERDRHAMGPLTGFPHQKTEPAEAAE
- a CDS encoding sensor histidine kinase translates to MTVGLDPFGHGEVSREPDRSQLLARSLTRRLRFAAVLTVVFVAGLTAVFLLLFHEVESREQAVRTTYETRVALETLRSAFDRAASPPGADRPDIGRERIVEARIAEARDALSALAALAADDDGNRPELDRLVRFVGARLEAPDGPDDAEAVGRRIEALQAGQEADLRERVAWIDLLGDGILYGGGALGFAKVLILGVLLGQAARMARRETDMIDERTILLRELNHRVGNSLATAVAFLQLQAAQISDPRLLGTFREAQNRIIALGEVHRRLLQEEAVRFLDVSTLLPGLAGELARTLTAEDRISVTAAPAVVPVETAITLAIIMTELMTNAVLHGCRDDAGCDVLVRLDAETDGSLGLTVRDSGGRLPKDFDPQASGKAGLRIVTALVEQVGGSLSYRTDGFTEVRVRIPLECP